From a single Saimiri boliviensis isolate mSaiBol1 chromosome 15, mSaiBol1.pri, whole genome shotgun sequence genomic region:
- the FSBP gene encoding fibrinogen silencer-binding protein, protein MVGKARSSNFTLSEKLDLLKLVKPYVKILEEHTNKHSVIVEKNRCWDIIAVNYNAIGVDRPPRTAQGLRTLYKRLKEYAKQELLQQKETQSDFKSNISEPTKKVMEMIPQISSFCLVRDRNHIQSANLDEEAQAGTSSLQVMLDHHPVAITVEVKQEEDIKPPPPLVLNSQQSDTLEQREEHELVHVMERSLSPSLSSVDMRMTSSPSSIPRRDDFFRHESGEHFRSLLGYDPQILQMLKEEHQIILENQKNFGLYVQEKRDGLKRRQQLEEELLRAKIEVEKLKAIRLRHDLPEYNSL, encoded by the exons ATGGTAGGAAAGGCTAGATCTTCCAATTTTACCTTATCTGAAAAGCTTGATTTGCTAAAGCTTGTGAAGCCATATGTGAAAATTCTCGAAGAACACACTAATAAACATTCAGTAATAGTGGAAAAGAATAGATGTTGGGATATCATAGCAGTTAACTATAATGCAATTGGAGTAGACCGCCCTCCTCGAACAGCACAAGGCCTACGCACCCTTTACAAAAGGCTCAAAGAATATGCCAAACAGGAGCTATTGCAGCAAAAAGAGACccaatcagattttaaaagcaatatttcTGAGCCAACCAAGAAAGTTATGGAGATGATTCCCCagatttccagtttttgcctggtAAGAGACAGGAACCACATACAAAG TGCAAACTTGGATGAGGAGGCACAGGCTGGTACCAGTTCACTACAGGTAATGTTGGATCACCATCCTGTTGCCATTACAGTGGAGGTGAAGCAAGAAGAAGACATTAAACCACCTCCTCCACTGGTTTTAAATTCTCAACAAAGTGATACTTTAGAGCAAAGAGAAGAACATGAATTAGTACATGTTATGGAAAGATCCTTGTCGCCTTCACTTTCCTCTGTTGATATGAGAATGACATCGTCTCCATCTTCTATTCCAAGGAGAGATGATTTTTTTCGGCATGAGAGTGGCGAACACTTTAGGTCACTATTAGGGTATGATCCTCAGATCCTGCAAATGTTGAAAGAGGAGcatcaaataattttagaaaaccaaaaaaattttggATTGTATGTTCAGGAGAAGAGGGATGGATTGAAAAGAAGACAGCAGCTAGAGGAAGAACTACTAAGAGCAAAAATCGAAGTGGAGAAGCTGAAAGCAATTCGCTTACGGCATGATCTACCTGAATATAACAgtctctaa